Proteins co-encoded in one Flavivirga eckloniae genomic window:
- a CDS encoding SusC/RagA family TonB-linked outer membrane protein: MKIKLIREQAFVRKHLLFIVMRVFIFLLCTTVFGFSTENTFSQERIIIDADKEVSVNEVFRIIKNQTKYRFLYPEGLFDETKRIHLKKGEILLTKLLKQSFSGSNVKFELSKNHTIVIKEKRLQQLIKGKVNDDDGLPLSGVSILIKGTTTGAATDFDGNYQISADTGDVLEFSFLGYTTQEIIVTEASQTIDVTLKVIVGKLDEIIVTAQGIRKEKKALGYAVTTLEGTEVENKAESDVSRSLQGKVAGVQIFVESGSTGDQANIRVRGNLSITGNNEPLLVVDNVPFSGNLIDINPNNIKNISVLKGLNASILYGSEGRNGVILITTKSGSSSIGEKKISINFSQTVYTNEVASLPDYQNTYGQGRDNAFSGGDIVSWGAAFSELDFIPHPYANNPSFPEFAGVEIPYEATPNNVKDFFDTGIGKITALNFNSSQEKTAFNLSAGYTDETGIIGKNDLKRFNLAIGGSAQITDKLNISATFNYTTRKRNSQSGLTLFSTLLYLPRNLDLFNLPYQDPITGANVYFNSEEHPLWTINNTGSNDDVTRLFTTINTKYDINNHWSLNYRIGIDNNGSDGFDFRNKGGDIARTGFLSLSYNKSEIIDQSLILNTNYKLSDKIGFDSQLGLNSKTTNVKSNSSRSGDQVVFGFFRPNNFDTQTANATRARENLLGVFAALEFNYDRYLFLSLSGRNDWSSTLEKENQSIFYPGASVSFLPTSAFNFDSKTVNYLKVRAAYATSAGFPSRFNTRQTLESDSNRFVTEDGSIRASTVPRDLANPNLKAELHKEFEVGIESKLFNNRVSLDASVFKRVSKDQIVNRRLDTSTGFGATSINIGRVDTDGVELNLGVDIFKSENFNWNLTNVFTAYESTVVELSSGPFALGRSRFAIEGEAFGVIQTNYAAKDSEGNFLIDPNNGEILSSNQVGLPDKIVGDPTPDWRLATINSFSYRNFTLSTQFEYTHGGDNLSDTFSELVENGVLRGSENRDGSFIIPGVYGDRSTGLPFLDANGQPIPNTIQQNGNRTASGNYYDARDNYVFDASVFRIREVALSYNINGRKNNLPFDNLAITLSGRNLFFIAPNYPKYANLDPEVDKASTVVPSTKRYAIGINVSF; the protein is encoded by the coding sequence ATGAAAATTAAATTAATCCGAGAGCAGGCTTTCGTACGAAAACACCTGTTATTTATTGTTATGAGAGTATTTATATTTCTTTTATGTACAACAGTTTTTGGTTTTAGCACAGAAAACACGTTCTCTCAAGAAAGAATTATAATTGATGCCGATAAAGAAGTTTCGGTAAACGAAGTATTTAGGATTATTAAAAACCAAACCAAATATCGTTTTTTATACCCCGAGGGTCTATTTGATGAGACCAAGAGAATCCATTTAAAAAAAGGAGAAATTCTATTGACTAAGTTATTAAAACAAAGTTTTTCCGGCAGCAATGTTAAGTTCGAATTATCTAAAAACCATACTATTGTAATAAAAGAAAAACGTCTTCAACAGTTAATTAAAGGTAAAGTTAATGATGATGATGGTCTACCATTATCAGGTGTAAGCATTTTAATAAAAGGAACGACCACTGGAGCCGCCACCGATTTTGATGGTAATTATCAAATAAGCGCTGATACTGGCGATGTTTTAGAATTTTCTTTTCTTGGTTATACAACTCAAGAAATAATAGTTACTGAGGCTTCTCAAACTATTGATGTTACTTTAAAAGTAATTGTAGGTAAATTAGATGAAATCATAGTAACCGCTCAAGGTATTAGAAAAGAGAAAAAAGCGCTGGGATACGCTGTTACCACACTTGAGGGAACAGAAGTAGAAAATAAAGCAGAATCTGATGTTTCCAGATCGTTACAAGGTAAAGTTGCAGGAGTACAGATTTTTGTAGAAAGTGGTAGCACAGGAGATCAAGCTAATATACGTGTAAGAGGAAACTTATCCATCACAGGTAATAATGAACCATTACTTGTTGTAGATAATGTTCCTTTTAGTGGAAATTTGATAGATATTAACCCCAACAATATTAAAAATATAAGTGTTTTAAAAGGATTAAATGCTTCTATATTATACGGTAGTGAAGGTAGAAACGGGGTTATCTTAATCACCACTAAAAGTGGCAGTTCTAGTATAGGTGAAAAAAAGATATCGATTAATTTTTCGCAAACGGTTTATACCAATGAAGTTGCTAGCCTTCCTGATTACCAAAACACTTATGGTCAAGGTAGAGATAATGCTTTTAGTGGCGGTGATATAGTGAGTTGGGGAGCCGCTTTTTCTGAACTTGATTTTATACCACACCCTTATGCAAATAACCCTTCGTTTCCGGAGTTTGCAGGTGTTGAAATTCCGTATGAAGCTACTCCTAATAACGTAAAAGATTTTTTTGATACGGGTATAGGTAAGATCACTGCTTTAAACTTCAATTCATCACAAGAAAAAACAGCATTTAACCTATCTGCTGGGTATACCGATGAAACTGGTATTATTGGTAAAAACGATCTAAAACGATTTAATTTGGCTATAGGAGGGTCCGCCCAAATAACTGATAAATTAAATATATCAGCTACATTTAATTATACCACTAGAAAACGAAATTCTCAAAGTGGCTTGACACTTTTTTCTACGCTACTATATTTACCTAGAAATTTAGATTTGTTTAACTTACCGTATCAAGACCCAATAACAGGGGCAAATGTATATTTTAACTCTGAGGAACATCCACTTTGGACCATCAATAACACAGGGTCTAATGATGATGTAACAAGGTTGTTTACAACTATAAATACAAAGTATGATATTAATAACCATTGGAGTTTAAACTATCGTATAGGGATTGACAACAATGGTTCTGATGGATTTGATTTTAGAAATAAAGGAGGAGATATTGCTAGAACTGGTTTTCTAAGTTTAAGCTATAACAAATCAGAAATCATTGATCAATCACTAATTTTAAATACAAACTATAAATTATCTGATAAAATAGGCTTTGATAGTCAGCTAGGGCTTAACTCAAAAACAACAAACGTTAAGAGTAATTCCAGTCGATCTGGAGATCAAGTTGTATTTGGTTTTTTCCGCCCAAATAATTTTGATACACAAACAGCAAACGCTACTAGAGCTAGAGAAAATCTATTGGGTGTATTTGCAGCTTTAGAATTTAATTATGATCGTTATTTGTTTTTGTCTCTTTCTGGACGAAATGATTGGAGTTCTACCTTAGAAAAAGAAAATCAGTCTATATTTTACCCTGGAGCCTCAGTTTCATTTTTACCAACTTCAGCTTTCAATTTTGATTCTAAAACGGTGAATTATTTAAAGGTAAGAGCAGCATATGCGACATCTGCAGGATTTCCAAGTCGTTTTAATACAAGACAAACTTTGGAATCTGACTCAAACCGTTTTGTTACTGAAGATGGTTCAATTAGAGCTAGCACAGTACCTCGCGACTTAGCAAATCCTAATTTAAAAGCTGAATTACACAAAGAATTCGAAGTGGGTATAGAAAGTAAACTATTTAACAACCGAGTAAGTTTAGATGCATCTGTTTTTAAGCGTGTTTCTAAAGACCAAATTGTAAATCGTAGATTAGATACTTCAACTGGTTTTGGAGCAACTTCAATCAATATAGGAAGAGTAGATACTGATGGGGTCGAGCTAAATCTGGGGGTCGACATTTTTAAAAGCGAAAACTTTAATTGGAATTTAACGAATGTTTTCACAGCGTACGAATCCACTGTGGTGGAACTAAGCAGTGGTCCTTTTGCTTTAGGTAGAAGCAGATTTGCTATTGAAGGAGAAGCATTTGGTGTTATACAAACAAATTATGCCGCTAAAGATAGTGAAGGCAACTTTTTAATAGACCCCAATAATGGTGAGATTCTTTCTAGTAATCAAGTTGGACTACCTGATAAAATTGTAGGTGACCCAACACCAGATTGGAGACTTGCAACCATTAATTCATTTAGCTATAGAAATTTTACCCTTTCTACGCAGTTTGAATATACACATGGAGGCGATAACTTATCTGATACTTTTAGTGAATTAGTAGAAAATGGGGTACTAAGAGGTTCCGAAAATAGAGATGGCAGTTTTATTATTCCCGGCGTATATGGTGATAGAAGTACAGGACTACCGTTTTTGGACGCTAATGGACAGCCTATTCCCAATACCATTCAGCAAAATGGAAATAGAACAGCATCTGGTAATTATTATGATGCAAGAGATAATTACGTTTTCGATGCTTCGGTATTTAGGATACGGGAAGTAGCCTTATCCTATAATATAAACGGACGAAAAAACAACTTACCGTTTGATAATTTGGCAATTACCCTTAGTGGAAGAAATCTCTTTTTTATAGCACCAAACTATCCTAAGTATGCCAATTTAGACCCTGAAGTTGATAAGGCAAGTACGGTGGTACCATCTACAAAAAGATATGCCATAGGAATTAACGTTTCCTTTTAA